The proteins below come from a single Caulobacter flavus genomic window:
- a CDS encoding patatin-like phospholipase family protein, with protein sequence MERGGDRGGDNKITIQGFFRDWKGPDPLRGKRLPAPAADAHVEALDFPGVRLSIEQAEDALKTAADRLAPVRSLLGVDEFNILALSGGAAGGAYGAGVLTGLTKAGRRPDFAIVTGVSTGALIAPLAFLGPAWDDRLTEAYLGGHAAELLSLRRLAPALGPSIFKGESLDALVEPFVDEAMIDAVAAEHAKGRRLLIATTNLDNQRASIWDMGAIAAHGGPRAVKLFREVLVASATVPGLFPPKMFDVEANGERRQEMHVDGGVAAPLFLMPDALLHWRNLGQRLRRGRVYVIVNTVLDPSPRSTPPGVASIMGRSFETMLRFSYRQALSLAEGFCTRHNLPLSVASIPGDFDGVNMLRFETPTMRKIYDAAERLAMEDKVWASPTLEPTGWRGLFKRAGARPKPEPGAISLDPTTEG encoded by the coding sequence ATGGAGCGCGGAGGGGACCGCGGGGGCGACAACAAGATCACCATCCAAGGCTTCTTCCGCGACTGGAAGGGACCCGATCCGCTGCGCGGAAAGCGCCTGCCCGCCCCGGCGGCCGACGCCCATGTCGAGGCGCTCGACTTTCCCGGCGTGCGCCTGTCGATCGAACAGGCCGAAGACGCGCTGAAGACCGCCGCCGACCGCCTGGCGCCGGTGCGCTCGCTGCTCGGCGTCGACGAATTCAACATCCTGGCCCTGTCGGGCGGCGCGGCCGGCGGCGCCTATGGCGCGGGCGTGCTGACGGGCCTGACCAAGGCCGGCCGGCGGCCCGACTTCGCCATCGTCACCGGCGTCTCGACCGGCGCCCTGATCGCGCCGCTGGCCTTCCTCGGCCCGGCCTGGGACGACCGCCTGACCGAGGCCTATCTGGGCGGCCACGCCGCCGAACTGCTCAGCCTGCGTCGCCTGGCGCCGGCGCTGGGCCCCAGCATCTTCAAGGGCGAGAGCCTGGACGCCCTGGTCGAGCCCTTCGTCGACGAGGCGATGATCGACGCCGTCGCGGCCGAGCACGCCAAGGGCCGGCGCCTGCTGATCGCCACCACCAACCTCGACAACCAGCGGGCCTCGATCTGGGACATGGGGGCCATCGCCGCCCACGGCGGTCCTCGGGCGGTGAAGCTGTTCCGCGAGGTGCTGGTGGCCTCGGCCACGGTGCCGGGCCTGTTCCCGCCCAAGATGTTCGACGTCGAGGCCAACGGCGAGCGCCGTCAGGAGATGCACGTCGACGGCGGCGTGGCCGCCCCTCTGTTCCTGATGCCCGACGCCCTGCTGCACTGGCGCAACCTGGGCCAGCGTCTGCGCCGGGGCCGGGTCTACGTCATCGTCAACACGGTGCTGGATCCCTCGCCGCGCTCGACCCCGCCGGGCGTCGCCTCGATCATGGGCCGCAGTTTCGAGACCATGCTGCGGTTCTCGTACCGCCAGGCGCTGAGCCTGGCCGAGGGATTCTGCACCCGCCACAACCTGCCGCTCAGCGTGGCCTCGATCCCCGGCGACTTCGACGGCGTCAACATGCTGCGCTTCGAGACGCCGACCATGCGGAAGATCTACGACGCGGCCGAGAGGCTGGCGATGGAGGACAAGGTCTGGGCTAGCCCGACCCTGGAGCCGACCGGCTGGCGCGGACTGTTCAAGCGGGCCGGCGCCCGGCCCAAGCCCGAGCCCGGCGCGATCAGCCTGGATCCGACCACGGAAGGCTGA
- the trhA gene encoding PAQR family membrane homeostasis protein TrhA: MTISDFTKHYPTTGAKLADLIVHLAGLACALLGGGILLGLAFGLGSLGQMAAIGVYTIGLVTMLSLSTAYNFSKARWQPLLRRFDHAGIFIMIAASYTPFTTQNLEGWWAIGMTTAVWSVAALGVAAKLFLPGLDKRFWVGLYMAMGWLVLVAIKPMIEGLSWVALLLLAIGGLVYSTGTVFYLMRRLKFRRAIWHGHVIGGAGLHYAAVLVGVVLAGARG; the protein is encoded by the coding sequence ATGACGATCTCAGACTTCACCAAGCACTACCCGACGACGGGCGCCAAGCTGGCCGACCTGATCGTGCACCTGGCCGGCCTGGCCTGCGCCCTGCTGGGCGGCGGCATCCTGCTGGGCCTGGCCTTCGGCCTGGGCTCGCTGGGCCAGATGGCGGCGATCGGGGTCTACACCATCGGCCTGGTGACCATGCTGTCGCTGTCGACGGCCTACAACTTCTCCAAGGCGCGCTGGCAGCCGCTGCTGCGCCGCTTCGACCACGCCGGCATCTTCATCATGATCGCCGCCTCCTACACGCCCTTCACCACCCAGAACCTCGAGGGCTGGTGGGCGATCGGCATGACCACGGCGGTCTGGAGCGTCGCGGCCCTGGGCGTGGCGGCCAAGCTGTTCCTGCCGGGCCTGGACAAGCGTTTCTGGGTCGGCCTGTACATGGCCATGGGCTGGCTGGTGCTGGTGGCCATCAAGCCGATGATCGAGGGCCTGTCGTGGGTGGCGCTGCTGCTGCTGGCCATCGGCGGCCTCGTCTATTCCACCGGCACCGTCTTCTACCTGATGCGCCGGCTGAAGTTCCGCCGCGCCATCTGGCACGGCCACGTGATCGGCGGGGCTGGCCTGCACTACGCGGCCGTGCTGGTCGGGGTCGTCCTGGCCGGCGCCCGGGGCTAG
- a CDS encoding LysR family transcriptional regulator, whose translation MARQEINRTAEMEVFVRVVEQGGFSAAARSLRMTPSAVSKLVARLEARLGARLVNRSTRKLILTAEGQTFHERSLRVLADLDEAERAVAASAVPRGRVRVNASVPFGQHFLLPLAPQFLDAHPDIQLDITVTDQVIDLMDERADVAIRVGPMRASQLMARRIAQSRMVLVASPGYLARAGAPEHPDELPRHELVTFNFARHCDSWPFQIDGEGVFRPVHGRAEVGDGESARTLALAGQGIARLSVIHVGPDIAAGRLVPVLEAFNPGDIEQIHAVYVGHGGQLPARVRAFIDWLAGAMTVGRSEPAALDRFGVLPA comes from the coding sequence ATGGCGCGACAGGAGATCAACCGCACCGCCGAGATGGAAGTGTTCGTCCGCGTGGTCGAGCAGGGCGGCTTCTCGGCCGCCGCGCGAAGCCTGCGGATGACCCCGTCCGCGGTCAGCAAGCTGGTGGCCCGGCTTGAGGCGCGCCTGGGCGCGCGGCTGGTCAACCGCTCGACCCGCAAGCTGATCCTCACCGCCGAGGGCCAGACCTTCCACGAGCGGTCGCTGCGCGTGCTGGCCGATCTCGACGAAGCCGAGCGCGCCGTGGCCGCCAGCGCGGTTCCGCGCGGCCGGGTGCGGGTCAACGCCAGCGTGCCGTTCGGCCAGCACTTTCTGCTGCCCCTCGCGCCGCAGTTCCTGGACGCGCACCCCGACATCCAGCTCGACATCACCGTCACCGACCAGGTGATCGACCTGATGGACGAGCGGGCCGACGTGGCCATCCGGGTGGGGCCGATGCGGGCCTCGCAGCTGATGGCCCGCAGGATCGCCCAGAGCCGCATGGTGCTGGTGGCCTCGCCCGGCTATCTGGCGCGGGCCGGGGCGCCGGAGCATCCCGACGAGTTGCCCCGCCACGAGCTGGTCACCTTCAACTTCGCTCGCCACTGCGACTCCTGGCCCTTCCAGATCGACGGCGAGGGCGTGTTTCGCCCGGTCCACGGCCGGGCCGAGGTCGGCGACGGCGAGAGCGCCCGCACCCTGGCCCTGGCCGGCCAGGGCATCGCCCGGCTGTCGGTGATCCATGTGGGTCCGGACATCGCCGCCGGCCGCCTGGTCCCGGTGCTGGAGGCCTTCAATCCCGGCGACATCGAGCAGATCCACGCCGTCTATGTCGGCCACGGCGGCCAGCTTCCGGCCCGGGTGCGGGCCTTCATCGACTGGCTGGCCGGCGCGATGACCGTGGGGCGAAGCGAGCCGGCGGCGCTGGATCGGTTCGGCGTCCTTCCGGCGTGA
- a CDS encoding lipid A-modifier LpxR family protein, with protein sequence MRIVCVTIATCCGASLALSAASSDAAVRKGKRKATARPAAAAPALTPALQKLDLTRRDPSQAAAPSAAAFAGRPADSRAVEAEGELFSVSPAGLYGDANLLDADRYYNERGPVSWRSGSYVVGDNGHRVDAVRVSVASSSRLAQSAPLSLVRPGASNFDTDSVDVSVSRGWPAAVKFDAGKLAVDFTPHAGLGFGGAGGSAEAGGMVRIGKSVEDRVISGLGVRDGRETFGDRGRWYLFAGASGQLVGMNLLRGQDGDWTRAGVTSDTGSRLVGDAQAGVGWRRGPMQASVGYIRREIKAKDQIMGMATQEDSVVALSFSLKPHW encoded by the coding sequence ATGCGTATCGTTTGCGTGACGATCGCGACGTGCTGCGGCGCCAGTTTGGCGCTTTCCGCGGCATCGTCCGATGCTGCTGTCCGTAAGGGCAAGCGCAAGGCGACGGCCAGACCGGCCGCCGCGGCGCCCGCCCTCACGCCTGCCTTGCAGAAGCTCGACCTGACCCGTCGCGACCCGTCGCAGGCCGCCGCGCCGTCGGCCGCCGCCTTCGCTGGCCGTCCGGCCGACTCCCGCGCCGTCGAGGCCGAGGGCGAGCTGTTCTCGGTGTCGCCGGCGGGTCTCTACGGCGACGCCAACCTGCTGGACGCCGATCGCTACTACAACGAGCGCGGGCCGGTCAGCTGGCGGTCGGGCAGCTATGTGGTGGGCGACAACGGCCACCGCGTGGACGCCGTGCGGGTCTCGGTGGCCAGCTCCTCGCGCCTGGCGCAGAGCGCGCCGCTCAGCCTGGTGCGCCCGGGCGCTTCCAATTTCGACACCGACAGCGTCGACGTCAGCGTCTCGCGCGGCTGGCCGGCGGCGGTCAAGTTCGACGCCGGCAAGCTGGCCGTCGACTTCACGCCGCATGCGGGTCTGGGCTTCGGCGGCGCCGGCGGCTCGGCTGAGGCCGGCGGCATGGTCCGCATCGGCAAGAGCGTCGAGGATCGCGTGATTAGCGGCCTGGGCGTGCGCGACGGCCGCGAGACCTTCGGCGACCGCGGGCGCTGGTACCTGTTCGCGGGCGCCAGCGGCCAGCTGGTCGGCATGAACCTGTTGCGCGGCCAGGACGGCGACTGGACCCGGGCCGGCGTCACCTCCGACACCGGCAGCCGGCTGGTCGGCGACGCCCAGGCGGGCGTGGGCTGGCGGCGCGGTCCGATGCAGGCCTCGGTCGGCTACATCCGCCGCGAGATCAAGGCCAAGGACCAGATCATGGGCATGGCGACCCAGGAAGACTCGGTCGTGGCCCTGTCGTTCAGCCTCAAACCGCATTGGTGA
- a CDS encoding copper-binding protein: MRKFILPALAAALLATTAHAQPPGGGRGPGGPPSGGAGGPGPGPGGTKQADLDKVVIVGVVTALDAGAERVTIAYQANEALNWPAGAMPFAMARPGLLGGVTVGQTVRFTLSNHRIAAFLPEGGPGGPGGPPGPGGGSEGPPPPPR, encoded by the coding sequence ATGCGCAAGTTCATCCTTCCCGCCCTCGCCGCCGCCCTGCTCGCCACGACCGCCCACGCCCAGCCGCCCGGCGGCGGCCGGGGTCCGGGCGGACCGCCTTCCGGCGGGGCCGGCGGGCCTGGCCCGGGGCCGGGCGGGACTAAGCAGGCCGACCTCGACAAGGTGGTGATCGTCGGCGTGGTCACCGCGCTCGACGCCGGGGCCGAGCGGGTGACCATCGCCTATCAGGCCAACGAGGCGCTGAACTGGCCGGCGGGCGCGATGCCCTTCGCCATGGCCAGGCCCGGCCTGCTGGGCGGCGTGACGGTGGGCCAGACGGTGCGCTTCACCCTCAGCAATCACCGCATCGCCGCCTTCCTGCCCGAGGGCGGTCCGGGCGGCCCGGGCGGCCCTCCGGGACCTGGCGGCGGAAGCGAGGGACCGCCACCGCCGCCGCGCTGA
- a CDS encoding aldo/keto reductase: MEYRTLGRSGLKVPALSFGAGTFGGQGPLFSAWGDTRVEEARRLIDICLEAGVTLFDTADVYSNGASEEILGEALAGRRDEALISTKLGLPTGDGPLDAGASRLRLTRGVEAALKRLKTDRIDLLQLHAFDAATPVEETLAALDDLVRAGKVLYVGASNFAGWELMKSLAAADRHGWPRYVAHQAYYSLAGRDYEWELMPLAADQGVGAMVWSPLGWGRLTGKIRRGQPLPETSRLHQTADAGPPVDDERLYRIVDALDAVAAETGKTVPQVAINWLLRRPTVSSVIIGARTEEQLRQNLGAVGWSLSPEQVAVLDAASAVTPAYPYYPYWREGGFRQVNPPLV; this comes from the coding sequence ATGGAATACCGCACCCTCGGCCGGTCCGGCCTCAAGGTTCCCGCCCTCAGCTTCGGCGCCGGCACGTTCGGCGGCCAGGGCCCGCTGTTCAGCGCCTGGGGCGACACCCGGGTCGAGGAGGCCCGCCGGCTGATCGACATCTGCCTGGAGGCCGGCGTCACCCTGTTCGACACCGCCGACGTCTATTCGAACGGCGCGTCCGAGGAGATCCTCGGCGAGGCCCTGGCCGGCCGCCGCGACGAGGCGCTGATCTCGACCAAGCTGGGCCTGCCGACGGGCGACGGACCGCTGGACGCCGGCGCCTCGCGCCTGCGGCTGACGCGCGGGGTCGAGGCGGCGCTGAAGCGGCTGAAGACCGACCGCATCGACCTCTTGCAGCTGCACGCCTTCGACGCCGCGACGCCGGTCGAGGAAACCCTGGCCGCCCTCGACGACCTCGTCCGCGCCGGCAAGGTGCTCTATGTCGGCGCCTCCAACTTCGCCGGCTGGGAGCTGATGAAGTCGCTGGCCGCCGCCGACCGCCACGGCTGGCCGCGCTACGTGGCCCACCAGGCCTACTACTCGCTGGCCGGCCGCGACTACGAGTGGGAGCTGATGCCGCTGGCCGCCGACCAGGGCGTCGGGGCCATGGTCTGGAGCCCGCTGGGCTGGGGCCGCCTGACCGGCAAAATCCGCCGCGGCCAGCCGCTGCCGGAAACCAGCCGCCTGCACCAGACCGCCGACGCCGGCCCGCCGGTTGACGACGAGCGCCTCTACCGCATCGTCGACGCGCTGGACGCCGTCGCCGCCGAGACCGGCAAGACCGTGCCGCAGGTCGCCATCAATTGGCTGCTGCGCCGCCCCACGGTGTCCAGCGTGATCATCGGCGCCCGCACCGAGGAGCAGCTGCGCCAGAACCTCGGTGCGGTCGGCTGGAGCCTCAGCCCCGAGCAGGTCGCGGTGCTCGACGCGGCCAGCGCCGTGACCCCGGCCTATCCCTACTATCCGTACTGGCGCGAAGGCGGCTTCCGGCAGGTGAACCCGCCGCTGGTGTAG
- a CDS encoding SDR family NAD(P)-dependent oxidoreductase — MTRLQGRTAVVTGGGSGIGLGAAKRFVEEGAFVYIFGRRQEALDAALETLGPNARAVRGSVTDMADLDRLYETVKAERGGLDVLLANAGTGAFAPLGQITPEHYDQIFDLNVKGLVFTVQKALPLMGQGGSIILTGSSTGVMGTPAFSIYSATKAAVRNLARSWALDLRGTGVRVNVLSPGPITTELAQEVLGEEGVAAMGASTVLGRMGDPAETGAVAAFLASSDSSFMTGGEVFVDGGLAQV; from the coding sequence ATGACCAGACTTCAAGGCAGGACCGCCGTCGTGACCGGCGGCGGCAGCGGCATCGGCCTGGGCGCGGCCAAGCGCTTCGTCGAGGAAGGCGCGTTCGTCTACATCTTCGGCCGCCGGCAGGAGGCGCTGGACGCGGCCCTGGAGACGCTGGGGCCCAACGCCCGCGCCGTGCGCGGCTCGGTGACCGACATGGCCGATCTCGACCGGCTTTACGAGACGGTAAAGGCCGAACGCGGCGGCCTCGACGTTCTGCTGGCCAACGCCGGCACGGGCGCCTTCGCGCCGCTGGGCCAGATTACGCCCGAGCACTACGACCAGATCTTCGACCTCAACGTGAAGGGCTTGGTGTTCACGGTGCAGAAGGCCCTGCCGCTGATGGGGCAGGGCGGCTCGATCATCCTGACCGGCTCCAGCACCGGGGTGATGGGCACGCCGGCCTTCAGCATCTACAGCGCCACCAAGGCGGCGGTGCGCAACCTGGCCCGCAGCTGGGCGCTGGACCTGCGCGGCACGGGCGTGCGCGTCAACGTGCTGTCGCCGGGGCCGATCACCACCGAGCTGGCGCAGGAGGTGTTGGGCGAGGAAGGCGTGGCGGCCATGGGCGCCTCGACGGTGCTGGGCCGCATGGGCGATCCGGCCGAGACGGGCGCGGTCGCCGCCTTCCTGGCCTCGTCGGACTCCAGCTTCATGACTGGCGGCGAGGTGTTCGTCGACGGCGGCCTCGCCCAGGTCTGA
- a CDS encoding MFS transporter, which produces MPLALYALTVGAFGIGVTEFVIMGLLMQVSADLGVSIPTAGWLMTGYALGVFVGAPILTLATRRLPPKTTLLALMAIFTLGNLVAALAPSFGVLMGARIITALAHGTFFGVGSLVAVSLVPPERKASAIAIMFTGLTLATLLGVPFGAWLGLAFGWRSTFWAVTAIGAAALVVLALLVPKGEKAAAPAALKEEFAVLARPQVQLGLAMTVLGFGGVFAVFTYIQPILTELAGFSKAAVSPILLVFGAGLVAGNLLGGRWADKALNTALAGSIAILTVIMLAAGWAFHDKVGAVLAAFLLGAAAFATVAPLQMRVLSQAGGAGQGLASSLNIAAFNLGNAIGAALGGAVIAHGLGLSAIAPIAALVPLGALVLAGVSLGLEKRQKLAPA; this is translated from the coding sequence ATGCCCCTCGCCCTCTATGCCCTGACCGTCGGCGCCTTCGGCATCGGCGTCACGGAATTCGTCATCATGGGCCTGCTGATGCAGGTCTCCGCCGATCTCGGCGTCTCGATCCCCACGGCCGGCTGGCTGATGACCGGCTACGCGCTGGGCGTCTTCGTCGGCGCGCCGATCCTGACCCTGGCCACCCGCCGCCTGCCGCCCAAGACCACGCTGCTGGCCCTGATGGCGATCTTCACCCTGGGCAACCTGGTCGCCGCCCTGGCCCCCAGCTTCGGCGTGCTGATGGGCGCGCGGATCATCACCGCCCTGGCCCACGGCACCTTCTTCGGGGTCGGCTCGCTGGTCGCCGTCAGCCTGGTGCCGCCCGAGCGCAAGGCCTCGGCGATCGCCATCATGTTCACCGGCCTGACGCTGGCCACCCTGCTGGGCGTGCCGTTCGGCGCCTGGCTGGGCCTGGCCTTCGGCTGGCGCTCGACCTTCTGGGCGGTGACCGCCATCGGCGCCGCGGCGCTGGTCGTGCTGGCCCTGCTGGTGCCCAAGGGCGAGAAGGCCGCCGCGCCCGCCGCCCTCAAGGAGGAGTTCGCCGTGCTGGCCCGCCCGCAGGTGCAGCTGGGCCTGGCCATGACCGTGCTGGGCTTCGGCGGGGTGTTCGCCGTCTTCACCTACATCCAGCCGATCCTCACCGAACTGGCCGGCTTCTCGAAGGCCGCCGTCTCGCCGATCCTGCTGGTGTTCGGCGCGGGCCTGGTGGCGGGCAACCTGCTGGGCGGCCGCTGGGCCGACAAAGCGTTGAACACCGCCCTGGCCGGCAGCATCGCCATCCTGACCGTGATCATGCTGGCGGCCGGCTGGGCCTTCCACGACAAGGTCGGCGCGGTGCTGGCCGCCTTCCTGCTGGGCGCGGCCGCCTTCGCCACCGTCGCCCCGCTGCAGATGCGGGTGCTGAGCCAGGCCGGCGGCGCGGGCCAGGGCCTGGCCTCCAGCCTCAACATCGCCGCCTTCAACCTCGGCAACGCCATCGGCGCGGCCCTGGGCGGCGCGGTGATCGCCCACGGCCTGGGCCTTTCGGCCATCGCCCCGATCGCCGCCCTGGTGCCGCTCGGCGCGCTGGTCCTGGCGGGGGTGAGCCTCGGGCTGGAGAAGCGCCAGAAGCTGGCCCCGGCGTAA
- a CDS encoding sulfite exporter TauE/SafE family protein codes for MLTDPFFYAVAIPAVILVGLAKGGFAGIGVVATPLMALAVGPVKAAAILLPLLIVQDVVGVWAYRKTWDKGLLILMTPPAAFGIFLGWALAALVSSAAVELAVGLVSILFAAQRLWAERAVKAAAAIETGPARPWLGVLCGMASGFTSQIAHAGGPPFQIYVLPRRLPRDVFVGTSAIFFAVVNWMKLPAYIALGQFTHEVLATVAVLLPVAIASTWAGVLLVRKVPAEGFYKVIYVLLILVGTKLAWDGFFGLT; via the coding sequence ATGCTCACCGACCCCTTCTTCTACGCCGTCGCCATTCCCGCCGTGATCCTGGTGGGCCTGGCCAAGGGCGGGTTCGCGGGGATCGGGGTGGTGGCCACCCCCTTGATGGCCCTGGCGGTCGGGCCGGTGAAGGCCGCGGCGATCCTGCTGCCGCTGCTGATCGTGCAGGACGTCGTCGGGGTCTGGGCCTATCGCAAGACCTGGGACAAGGGCCTGCTGATCCTGATGACCCCGCCCGCGGCGTTCGGCATCTTCCTGGGCTGGGCGCTGGCGGCGCTGGTGTCGTCGGCGGCGGTGGAGCTGGCGGTCGGCCTCGTCTCCATCCTGTTCGCCGCCCAGCGCCTGTGGGCCGAGCGGGCGGTCAAGGCCGCCGCCGCCATCGAGACCGGGCCGGCCCGCCCGTGGCTGGGCGTGCTGTGCGGCATGGCCTCGGGCTTCACCAGCCAGATCGCCCACGCCGGCGGTCCGCCCTTCCAGATCTACGTGCTGCCGCGCCGCCTGCCGCGCGACGTCTTCGTCGGCACCAGCGCCATCTTCTTCGCCGTCGTGAACTGGATGAAGCTGCCGGCCTACATCGCCCTGGGCCAGTTCACCCACGAGGTGCTGGCCACGGTGGCCGTGCTGCTGCCGGTGGCGATCGCCTCGACCTGGGCCGGCGTGCTGCTGGTGCGCAAGGTGCCGGCCGAGGGCTTCTACAAGGTGATCTACGTGCTTCTGATCCTGGTCGGAACCAAGCTGGCCTGGGACGGCTTTTTCGGACTGACATGA
- a CDS encoding pentapeptide repeat-containing protein, with amino-acid sequence MDQVNVAALKAAWWRVWWEQDFSWQGLAELPIAGGGNHQDYWREEGGHLTKSPVSGREFTRFHLPLLWEDGTPTGKADWHPGELDEALADHLKRAKTSDFYWSTRATGLDRRAQMSGVIFPGALGSFGAHDEPVHIRADWTWFGEGLVRYGRPIGARSSFENSWFGGRAGFEAVEFLGDVWFRKATFTDGAWFDRATFKGLARFEDCRVVDLAGDAAFRFDSAVFESQASFERANLEESRNLSFRSARPSSTVRFDDVAFPNDPKIHAGAFADVTFPRLTSFQGRSFTAFAMLYGARFDGLTLFSRETLDEDRGFDTAIAALHRLKPGDRAEHFSQMQAVMTSLKQNAEQRRDRSLEQTFYRYELIAREQNPRTARFDRTASRLYGGLTGYGLSIQSPVIGVGWALLVFALAYWLAGLALAGGTTAAALLRSACEAHRFWEAVTLSIETTFKPFGHLGRPDAATPVIGMVGRVHPGGKLVVQLLAIAQSLFSVAMLFAAGLALRRRFQIA; translated from the coding sequence GTGGATCAAGTGAACGTCGCCGCTCTGAAAGCGGCGTGGTGGCGAGTCTGGTGGGAGCAGGACTTCTCGTGGCAAGGCCTTGCGGAACTGCCGATTGCGGGCGGCGGCAACCATCAGGACTATTGGCGCGAGGAAGGCGGACACCTGACGAAATCACCAGTATCGGGCCGGGAGTTCACTCGCTTTCACCTGCCGCTCCTATGGGAGGACGGCACGCCGACGGGCAAAGCCGACTGGCATCCCGGCGAATTGGACGAGGCCCTGGCCGATCACCTGAAGAGGGCCAAAACCAGCGACTTCTACTGGAGCACCCGCGCAACCGGCCTGGATCGGCGCGCACAGATGTCAGGCGTCATTTTCCCGGGCGCCCTGGGAAGCTTCGGCGCCCATGACGAGCCTGTCCATATCCGCGCCGATTGGACATGGTTCGGCGAGGGGCTCGTGCGATATGGAAGACCGATCGGCGCGCGCTCCTCGTTCGAGAACTCTTGGTTCGGCGGTCGAGCCGGCTTTGAGGCCGTTGAGTTTCTTGGCGACGTCTGGTTCCGCAAAGCGACCTTCACCGACGGCGCCTGGTTCGATCGGGCCACGTTCAAGGGCTTGGCGCGGTTCGAGGATTGCAGGGTCGTCGACCTCGCCGGCGATGCGGCGTTCCGCTTCGACAGCGCGGTGTTCGAAAGCCAGGCCTCGTTCGAACGGGCGAACTTGGAGGAAAGCCGAAACCTGAGCTTCCGCAGCGCGAGGCCTTCCTCAACCGTCCGCTTCGACGACGTCGCCTTCCCCAACGACCCGAAAATCCACGCCGGCGCGTTCGCCGACGTCACCTTTCCCCGGCTGACTAGCTTCCAGGGCCGATCCTTCACGGCCTTCGCAATGCTCTACGGAGCCAGATTCGACGGACTGACGCTCTTCAGTCGCGAGACCCTGGATGAAGATCGCGGTTTCGACACCGCGATCGCCGCTCTGCACCGGCTTAAGCCCGGCGATCGGGCCGAACACTTCAGCCAGATGCAAGCCGTGATGACGTCGCTCAAGCAAAACGCTGAACAGCGGCGCGATCGTAGCCTCGAGCAAACTTTCTATCGCTATGAACTAATCGCGCGAGAACAGAACCCCAGGACCGCACGGTTCGATCGCACCGCCAGCCGCCTCTACGGCGGGCTTACCGGCTATGGCCTTTCAATCCAGTCGCCGGTGATCGGCGTTGGATGGGCCCTGCTCGTCTTTGCCTTGGCCTACTGGCTGGCGGGCCTGGCGCTCGCGGGAGGAACGACGGCGGCCGCCCTCCTGCGATCCGCCTGCGAAGCGCACAGGTTCTGGGAGGCGGTGACCCTTTCCATCGAGACGACCTTCAAGCCGTTCGGACATTTGGGGCGGCCCGACGCGGCGACGCCGGTTATCGGCATGGTCGGGCGTGTTCATCCAGGAGGCAAGCTGGTGGTCCAGCTGCTTGCTATCGCCCAGAGCCTGTTCAGTGTGGCCATGCTGTTCGCCGCGGGCCTGGCGCTGCGCCGGCGCTTTCAGATCGCGTGA
- a CDS encoding winged helix-turn-helix transcriptional regulator, giving the protein MSDAPACTTGFSCGLDATLRVISGKWKPLILYFLLQGPTRYGELRRAVRGVSDKVLIQQLKELEGDDLVVRTDYKEVPPRVDYSLTPLGVSLTKALEPLSLWGTENMAEVARVLAQRQSWPGRAT; this is encoded by the coding sequence ATGAGCGACGCCCCCGCCTGCACCACCGGCTTCAGCTGCGGCCTCGACGCCACGCTTCGCGTCATCTCCGGCAAGTGGAAGCCGCTGATTCTCTACTTCCTGCTGCAGGGCCCCACCCGCTACGGCGAGCTGCGCCGGGCCGTGCGCGGGGTCAGCGACAAGGTGCTGATCCAGCAGTTGAAGGAGCTGGAGGGAGACGACCTGGTCGTGCGCACCGACTACAAGGAAGTGCCGCCCAGGGTCGACTACAGCCTGACCCCGCTGGGGGTCAGCCTGACCAAGGCGCTGGAGCCGCTGTCTCTCTGGGGCACGGAGAACATGGCCGAGGTGGCCCGCGTGCTCGCCCAGCGGCAGAGCTGGCCGGGACGCGCGACGTAG